A genomic region of Methanosarcina thermophila TM-1 contains the following coding sequences:
- a CDS encoding DUF2111 domain-containing protein, with translation MTTLFISEDSGPEDLEAIAVAVHSVTGLPTTIRSLKRKGLRLEKGEILDRDYTGPVLEKVLETNEVIHEVPTEGVYKGKHVVVAPIRSKDGKAIAALGIVDILAIIDLQSIFQEYTSVLQEVENSEK, from the coding sequence CCTTGAGGCAATAGCAGTCGCAGTACACTCGGTCACCGGACTACCTACGACAATTCGCAGTCTCAAGCGAAAAGGGCTTCGCCTGGAAAAAGGGGAAATCCTTGATAGGGATTACACAGGACCTGTGCTCGAAAAAGTATTGGAAACAAATGAAGTTATCCACGAAGTTCCTACAGAAGGCGTATACAAGGGAAAACATGTAGTTGTTGCGCCCATTCGCTCAAAAGACGGGAAAGCTATCGCAGCTCTAGGGATTGTAGATATACTGGCTATCATAGACCTGCAGTCCATTTTTCAAGAATATACCTCAGTATTGCAAGAGGTTGAGAACTCAGAGAAATAA